The DNA region GGATCAGCGCACCGAATTTTGGCGAAAAGCCCAGCAGTATCGCAATGATGGCGGCAATCACGAATACCAATGTGGAATAAATCCGCGTGACGGTCATGACACCGATATTCTCGGCGTAGGTCGTAACACCGGTGCCACCGACCGCACCAGAGATCATGGTAGCAACGCCGTCGCCAGCGAAAGCGCGGCCCAGATAGACATCCAGGTTCTGTCCGGTCATGGCACTGACCGCCTTGATGTGCCCCAGGTTCTCGGCGACCAGAATAATCGCCACGGGCACAATCACGCTCATGGCGTGTACCTCGAAAACCGGCGCGGCAAACGCCGGCAAACCCACCCATGCTGCCGAGGCAACAGCGCTGAAATCAATCGGCGCGCCCAGACCCATACCGTTGGTCAAAACACCGTAGATCACGCAGGCCAGCAGCAGGCCCACCAGTATCAGCAGGCGTTGGGTGGTGCCACGCGTATAGACCGCAACGCCTCCCACACAAAGGACAGTCATCAGCGCCATCAGCGCGTCAAAGGTCGAACCGCCCATGGCGCCCTTGGCGGCAATGGGCGCGAGATTCAGGCCAATGACGGCAACAATGGCACCGGTCACCACAGGCGGCATCCAATTATTGATCCATTCAGCCGCGCCGCCGGAGCGCGCATTCATCCACCACACCAGCAAGCCGATCAGGGTATAGACGAAGCCACAGGCAATGATGGCCCCCAACGCAACACCGATATTGGCGTTTGCACCCCCGCCCGCGTAACCGGTCACGGCTATGACACCGCCGATGAAAGCAAAGCTGGAGCCCAGGTAACTGGGCACTCGGCCGCCCACGAACAAGAAGAACACCAGGGTGCCCACGCCGGACATCAAGATAGCCACATTGGCATCGAAGCCCATTAGCAGCGGCGCCAAAATGGTCGAACCGAACATGGCCACCACGTGCTGGGCGCCCATGGCCACGTTCTGCGGCCAGGACAACCGTTCGTCCGGTTGCACGACAACGCCGTCTGTGCCGCCTCGCACGAGGCGCCAGCGTGGAAAATAGGTGTTCGACATGGAGGAATTCCCTTTCTTATTAAAATGGGGCGACAGGCCAGGCGAGAGTGTACGGGCGCAGGCCTGCAAGGTGCAACAAGATAGTTACCACCGCCTATACTGAACCATGACTAATGCAACAAGATTCTGGCTGATACGCCACGGAGAAACCCAGTGGAATGCCGAAAGACGGCTGCAAGGCTGGCTGGACATCCCGCTGAACACTGTGGGCCTGGAGCAAGCCCGCCGCGTGTCCAGCCATTTGCAATCGGCCGACTTCGATGTGGACATCGACGTGGTGATCAGCAGCGACCTGGGGCGCGCCTACGAAACGGCCCGGATTGCCGCCGCGCACCTCCCGCTGCCCATCATGCGCGACAAGCAGCTGCGCGAACGCTGCTACGGCATTTACGAGGGCCGGGATTGGGCCATGCTTGAAGGCGAGCAGGTGGGGTCGCACTATGTCAATTTTCGTGATCCTGCCCAAGAAGTCGAAGACGGCGAAACCCTGCCCGAGTTTGCCACGCGCATAGCCCGGGCCTTCGAGCGGCTCGCGCAGGAGCACCCCGGGCGCAATGTACTGGTATTTTCCCATGGCGGCGTGATCGATATTGCCTGGCGCCAGGCTGCGGGCGTCGGACTTTCAGCCCCGCGTAACGGCCCCATCTTGAATGCCAGCATCAATTGCCTGGCTATCGACATTGACCGAAAGTGGCATCTGCTGGATTGGGGCCTGGGCAGTCACCTGCATGCGCCAGCTCTGGACGACGTCCTATAGCGTTTGGGCGATCAACGTGGCGGATGCTGCAACCGCGGCTTGCGTTCCCGCCGTACCGCAAAGTAATCGTACAAAGCGTCGGGCACCAGCCGCAGCAGTTTGGCCACCACGCCCATTTGCCACGGAATGACGGTATATGACACACCGTTTTCAATGGCCTTCACGGCCGCCGCGGCAAATTGCTCAACCGGCATCAGGAAGGGCATCTTGTACGGATTCACGGCCGTCATGGGTGTCCGGATAAACCCGGGCACCAGCGTTACCACTTGCACACCGGTCGGGCCAAGCTCAACCCTCAGGCTTTCGCAGTAAGCGCGCAGCGCTGCCTTGGACGCGCTGTAGGCGCCGGCGCCCGGCAGACCGCGTACAGCGGCAACGCTGCTGATACCGACCAGGCGACCCACACCCCGCTGTTTCATCGACGGTATAAACGGCTCGAAGGTTGCCACGGTGGCGTGCAGGTTGGTGGCGATGATGGCTTCGAAAACCTGAAAGTCATCGGGCTCTTCAGTCAGTGTGCCGGCGCTGATTCCTGCGCTGGCAATCACGATGTCCACCGGCCCGCCCGCCAAGAAGTCACGGGCGGCGGCGTGCAGCGCCGCCCTGTCCCGGACGTCAACTACATAGATTTCATGCTGGCCAGGCAGGCCGGCCTGAATAGCCTGCAGGGCGTCCGCCCGGCGACCCAGCAATCCCAGCTGCGCGCCCTGCGCCGCATAAAAAGAAGCGAGGGCGGCCCCTATGCCGCTGCTCGCTCCGGTGATGAATACGCGCTGGGTCAAGGCGCGCCGCCTTTACTGGGGCGGCAGGGAAGCATGAAGATCCTGCAGGGAATAGACCTTCAGTCCGCCACCATGACGCAGATACTGCAAGCCCTCGACAGCGGCGCGTGCTCCGGCGATCGTGGTGAAGAAGGTAACGCGCGCGGCCAGTGCGTTGGTGCGTATCATGCGCGAGTCGGCAATGGCATTGCGCCGCTCTTCAACGGTGTTGATCACCAGCGCGATCTCGCCGTTCTTGATCATGTCCACAATGTGAGGCCGTCCTTCAGTTACCTTGTTGACCACCTGAACTTCCAACCCGGAAGCCTCGATGGCGGCAGCCGTGCCACGCGTAGCGACAATCTTGAACCCGAGCGCGCTTAAACCGCGCGCCACTTCGACGGCGCGTGGTTTGTCTTGGCCGCGCACACTGATGAAGGCCGTACCTGATTCAGGCAAGGACACGCTGGCCGCAAGCTGCGATTTGACGAAGGCCTCGCCAAAGCTCTCGCCTACGCCCATGACTTCGCCGGTGGACTTCATTTCGGGGCCCAGTATGGTGTCTACGCCCGGGAACTTCACGAAGGGGAAGACAGCCTCCTTGACGGAGTAATAGTGCGGCACCACTTCTTTGCGTATGCCCTGCTCGGCCAGGGTCTTGCCGGCCATGGCGCGTGCGCCGATCTTGGCCAACTGCAAGCCAGTGGCCTTGGACACGTAAGGAACGGTGCGGGACGCACGCGGGTTGACTTCGAGCACGTAGACGTCGCCATCTTGAATGGCAAACTGTACGTTCATCAAGCCCTTTACATTCAGGGCGCGTGCCATGAGTGCCGTCTGGCGCTTAATCTCGGCAATGACCTCGTCGGACAGCGAGTAAGGCGGCAGGCTGCAGGCGGAATCACCCGAGTGCACGCCGGCTTGCTCGATGTGCTCCATGACGCCGCCGATAAAGACGGTTTCGCCATCGGCCACGCAATCGACATCGACCTCGGTGGCATTGTTCAGGAAATGATCCAGCAATACCGGCGAGTCATTGCTGACCTTGACGGCTTCGCGCATGTAGCGCTCGAGATCCTGTTGCTCGTGTACGATTTCCATGGCGCGGCCACCCAGCACATAACTGGGGCGCACAACCAGCGGGTAGCCGATCTCGGCGGCGTGTATCAGGGCCTCGCCTTCGGTACGAGCGGTACGGTTGGGGGGCTGGCGCAAACCCAGCTTGGTCAGCAGCTTCTGGAAGCGCTCGCGATCTTCGGCCACGTCGATGGATTCGGGGCTGGTGCCGATAATGGGCACACCGTTGGCTTCGAGCGCGCGTGCCAGCTTGAGCGGGGTTTGTCCGCCGTACTGCACGATCATGCCTACCGGGTTTTCCTTGTGCACGATCTCGAGCACGTCTTCCAGGGTTAGCGGCTCGAAATAGAGGCGGTCGGACGTGTCGTAATCGGTGGAGACGGTTTCCGGGTTGCAGTTGACCATAATGGTTTCATAGCCATCTTCGCGCAATGCCAGCGCGGCGTGCACGCAGCAATAGTCGAACTCGATGCCTTGGCCAATACGGTTGGGCCCGCCACCCAGCACGATGATCTTTTTGCGGTCCGTAGGGGCCGCCTCGCATTCGTCTTCGTACGTTGAATACATGTACGCCGTATCGGTGGGAAACTCGGCGGCGCAGGTGTCTACGCGTTTGTATACGGGGCGCACACCCAGTTGATGACGCAGCTTGCGAACTTCGGCCTCGGAGGTGTCAAGCAGAAAGGCCAGGCGGCGATCGGAAAACCCGCGGCGCTTCAGTTGCCAGACGGTGTCGTAGTCCAGGTCGGCCAGCGTCTTTTGCTCGAGCGCCAGTTCGATATCGACGATCTCTTTGATCTGGGCCAGGAACCACGGGTCGATACTGGTCAGGCTGTGAACCTCGTCAAGGCTGAAGCC from Pollutimonas thiosulfatoxidans includes:
- a CDS encoding solute carrier family 23 protein — translated: MSNTYFPRWRLVRGGTDGVVVQPDERLSWPQNVAMGAQHVVAMFGSTILAPLLMGFDANVAILMSGVGTLVFFLFVGGRVPSYLGSSFAFIGGVIAVTGYAGGGANANIGVALGAIIACGFVYTLIGLLVWWMNARSGGAAEWINNWMPPVVTGAIVAVIGLNLAPIAAKGAMGGSTFDALMALMTVLCVGGVAVYTRGTTQRLLILVGLLLACVIYGVLTNGMGLGAPIDFSAVASAAWVGLPAFAAPVFEVHAMSVIVPVAIILVAENLGHIKAVSAMTGQNLDVYLGRAFAGDGVATMISGAVGGTGVTTYAENIGVMTVTRIYSTLVFVIAAIIAILLGFSPKFGALIQTIPGPVLGGMSIVVFGLIAVAGARIWVVNQVDFSDNRNLIVAAVTLVLGAGNFTVQFGAFKLDGIGTATFGAIILYALLRMGSRGKARAI
- a CDS encoding histidine phosphatase family protein, producing MTNATRFWLIRHGETQWNAERRLQGWLDIPLNTVGLEQARRVSSHLQSADFDVDIDVVISSDLGRAYETARIAAAHLPLPIMRDKQLRERCYGIYEGRDWAMLEGEQVGSHYVNFRDPAQEVEDGETLPEFATRIARAFERLAQEHPGRNVLVFSHGGVIDIAWRQAAGVGLSAPRNGPILNASINCLAIDIDRKWHLLDWGLGSHLHAPALDDVL
- the carB gene encoding carbamoyl-phosphate synthase large subunit, with protein sequence MPKRTDLNSILIIGAGPIIIGQACEFDYSGAQACKALKAEGFRTILVNSNPATIMTDPETADVTYIEPITWQAVEKIIERERPDALLPTMGGQTALNCALDLVREGVLEKHGVELIGANAQAIEKAEDRMKFKDAMSSIGLESAKSGVAHSMEAAWEVQRRIGDEAGTSGFPVVIRPSFTMGGSGGGIAYNSEEFEAICRRGLEASPTNELLIEESLLGWKEFEMEVVRDSADNCIIVCSIENLDPMGVHTGDSITVAPAQTLTDKEYQIMRNASIAVLREIGVDTGGSNVQFAVNPADGRMIVIEMNPRVSRSSALASKATGFPIAKVAARLAVGYTLDELKNEITGGATPASFEPTIDYVVTKVPRFAFEKFPTADSRLTTQMKSVGEVMAIGRTFQESFQKALRGLEVGVDGLNQKTTDREKLQIELGEPGPERIWYVGDAFAQGFSLDEVHSLTSIDPWFLAQIKEIVDIELALEQKTLADLDYDTVWQLKRRGFSDRRLAFLLDTSEAEVRKLRHQLGVRPVYKRVDTCAAEFPTDTAYMYSTYEDECEAAPTDRKKIIVLGGGPNRIGQGIEFDYCCVHAALALREDGYETIMVNCNPETVSTDYDTSDRLYFEPLTLEDVLEIVHKENPVGMIVQYGGQTPLKLARALEANGVPIIGTSPESIDVAEDRERFQKLLTKLGLRQPPNRTARTEGEALIHAAEIGYPLVVRPSYVLGGRAMEIVHEQQDLERYMREAVKVSNDSPVLLDHFLNNATEVDVDCVADGETVFIGGVMEHIEQAGVHSGDSACSLPPYSLSDEVIAEIKRQTALMARALNVKGLMNVQFAIQDGDVYVLEVNPRASRTVPYVSKATGLQLAKIGARAMAGKTLAEQGIRKEVVPHYYSVKEAVFPFVKFPGVDTILGPEMKSTGEVMGVGESFGEAFVKSQLAASVSLPESGTAFISVRGQDKPRAVEVARGLSALGFKIVATRGTAAAIEASGLEVQVVNKVTEGRPHIVDMIKNGEIALVINTVEERRNAIADSRMIRTNALAARVTFFTTIAGARAAVEGLQYLRHGGGLKVYSLQDLHASLPPQ
- a CDS encoding SDR family oxidoreductase, which codes for MTQRVFITGASSGIGAALASFYAAQGAQLGLLGRRADALQAIQAGLPGQHEIYVVDVRDRAALHAAARDFLAGGPVDIVIASAGISAGTLTEEPDDFQVFEAIIATNLHATVATFEPFIPSMKQRGVGRLVGISSVAAVRGLPGAGAYSASKAALRAYCESLRVELGPTGVQVVTLVPGFIRTPMTAVNPYKMPFLMPVEQFAAAAVKAIENGVSYTVIPWQMGVVAKLLRLVPDALYDYFAVRRERKPRLQHPPR